A region of Brevinema andersonii DNA encodes the following proteins:
- a CDS encoding RsmE family RNA methyltransferase, protein MRRFMFSDIPDEQSIFQPSVDQVHHMIKVLRLRPGGVFEAADGRGGIAELEMLDTFGNLRVIAKYQGNEIPLSVSACIAELKNDAMEQSISMLAEIGIQRIIPFYSERSIPKFNSKDRVKKQQRRQKIANEAIKKVGGLFSCIVEESQMFDYFLQQLMQFSTKIVFWEHTHTRILGFPESSIFEHTAFVIGPEGGFSPNEIKSFSNIECIFSSLGTRILKAPQAAAAAAYLVRYLSENIISPEVGKI, encoded by the coding sequence ATGAGACGGTTTATGTTTTCGGACATTCCGGATGAACAATCCATTTTTCAGCCTTCTGTTGATCAGGTTCATCATATGATTAAAGTTCTAAGGTTGCGTCCAGGAGGTGTTTTTGAAGCTGCAGACGGTAGGGGCGGAATTGCAGAATTAGAGATGCTTGATACTTTTGGAAATCTGCGGGTCATTGCGAAATATCAAGGTAATGAGATTCCGTTATCTGTTTCAGCTTGTATTGCTGAACTTAAAAATGATGCTATGGAACAATCGATTAGCATGCTGGCTGAGATTGGTATTCAAAGGATTATCCCTTTTTATAGTGAGCGTTCGATACCAAAATTTAATTCAAAAGATAGGGTTAAAAAGCAACAAAGACGCCAAAAAATAGCTAATGAGGCTATTAAAAAAGTAGGAGGCTTATTTTCTTGTATTGTTGAAGAATCGCAAATGTTCGATTATTTTTTGCAGCAATTAATGCAATTTTCAACAAAAATAGTATTTTGGGAACATACTCATACTAGAATTTTAGGCTTTCCTGAGTCAAGTATATTTGAGCATACAGCATTTGTTATTGGCCCTGAAGGCGGTTTTTCGCCTAATGAAATTAAAAGTTTTTCTAATATAGAGTGTATATTCTCTTCTCTAGGAACACGGATTTTAAAAGCTCCTCAAGCAGCAGCGGCAGCAGCATATTTGGTGCGATATCTTTCGGAAAATATTATATCTCCTGAAGTAGGAAAGATTTAA
- the ruvX gene encoding Holliday junction resolvase RuvX, producing MARILAMDVGTKRIGLAMTDDMRIIASPFEVVPNDENFWNYLKKIVPFYRIDCFVLGKPVHDGENSFLPFVVSFGCRLAQEFSFPIYWQDETLSSKETRLHLIASGKRGKKLKQNIDRYAAQAILANFLEMYGKNRGELFLPDKELL from the coding sequence GTGGCTAGGATTCTTGCTATGGATGTTGGGACAAAGCGCATTGGTCTTGCAATGACCGACGATATGAGAATTATTGCATCTCCTTTTGAAGTTGTTCCCAATGATGAGAATTTTTGGAATTATCTCAAAAAAATCGTCCCCTTTTATCGTATTGATTGTTTTGTTTTAGGCAAGCCAGTTCATGATGGTGAAAATTCATTTTTGCCATTTGTAGTTTCATTTGGATGCCGGCTTGCGCAAGAATTTTCTTTTCCTATTTACTGGCAAGATGAAACATTATCTTCTAAAGAAACCCGGCTTCATTTGATTGCTTCTGGAAAAAGGGGTAAAAAATTGAAACAAAATATCGATCGGTATGCAGCTCAAGCCATATTAGCGAATTTTCTTGAAATGTACGGAAAAAATCGCGGAGAATTATTCCTGCCAGATAAGGAATTACTATGA
- a CDS encoding lipid-A-disaccharide synthase gives MGKIFIIAGEVSGDMFAAQLMSDISQKKQVQFVGYGGQHMLKQGLMPLYEDNTLFSAVGILEAGRFLFKQWKMLRKIVPYVKKHHIKNIVLVDHEVFNILAAKKIRKALGSSVKIFFFIPPRVSMWGKKTAPVVASLCDALFCYMHPDVAIYKQYTDKAFYFGNPLSAKLKNFIPNKQFYQKHNLNSHIQYIALMPGSRLQEIDSLLPVFLRTAKRFYNQHTVEFLMAIAHQGLRQRIEKELKKQNFRHAVHILDDSSLEVMAHCKYGLVGAGTITLETVMTGMYPIIAYKVNPITFWMIRKSEDLPDSTLIGLPNVFLQQRIFPELLQFEVNEENLCRELNFIHNMQTTMREYVMLDAQERLSDALGSIHSIEKVADYIIEHMQDTISG, from the coding sequence ATGGGTAAAATTTTTATTATTGCTGGCGAAGTTTCAGGGGATATGTTTGCCGCACAATTGATGTCTGATATTTCTCAAAAAAAACAAGTCCAGTTTGTAGGATATGGCGGACAGCACATGTTAAAACAAGGTTTGATGCCTCTTTATGAAGATAATACGTTGTTTTCTGCTGTCGGTATTTTGGAAGCTGGCCGTTTTCTTTTCAAACAGTGGAAAATGTTACGTAAGATTGTTCCCTATGTAAAAAAGCATCATATTAAGAATATTGTTCTTGTTGATCATGAAGTTTTTAATATTTTGGCTGCTAAGAAAATACGAAAGGCTTTAGGTTCTTCTGTGAAAATATTTTTCTTTATACCTCCTCGTGTGTCAATGTGGGGCAAAAAAACTGCTCCTGTGGTGGCTAGTTTATGTGATGCGCTTTTTTGTTATATGCATCCTGATGTAGCTATTTATAAGCAGTATACAGATAAGGCATTTTACTTTGGAAATCCTTTGTCTGCGAAATTAAAAAATTTTATTCCAAATAAGCAGTTCTATCAAAAACATAACTTAAATTCCCATATACAATATATAGCATTGATGCCAGGTTCACGTTTACAAGAGATTGATTCATTGTTGCCTGTTTTTTTAAGGACGGCGAAACGCTTTTATAATCAGCATACTGTTGAGTTTTTAATGGCTATTGCTCACCAGGGCCTAAGACAACGCATTGAAAAAGAGCTAAAAAAGCAAAATTTTAGACATGCCGTTCATATTTTAGATGATTCCAGCCTTGAAGTGATGGCGCATTGCAAATATGGTTTGGTTGGCGCTGGTACGATTACGCTTGAAACAGTGATGACAGGTATGTATCCTATTATTGCTTATAAAGTGAATCCTATTACGTTTTGGATGATTAGAAAATCCGAAGATCTTCCTGATTCAACATTAATTGGTTTGCCTAATGTTTTTTTACAGCAACGTATTTTCCCTGAATTGCTGCAGTTTGAAGTTAACGAAGAAAATCTTTGTCGAGAGCTTAATTTTATCCATAATATGCAGACTACGATGCGGGAATATGTTATGCTAGATGCTCAGGAAAGATTAAGTGATGCTTTAGGTAGTATCCATTCTATTGAGAAGGTTGCAGATTATATTATAGAGCATATGCAGGATACAATTAGTGGCTAG
- the lpxA gene encoding acyl-ACP--UDP-N-acetylglucosamine O-acyltransferase — protein sequence MSNVHPTAIISKNTVLGDNVKIGPYVVIEGDVSIGDNTIIHPHVYIKGPLSVGISNEIFSGSCLGAAPQDFSYNGSDGKIIIGDHNIIREGVTIHAPVCYDNADISKNTIIGDHCLLMVNAHIAHNVVLKGHVILANGVLLAGSCVVYDYAFISGNVLVHQGVRIGANVMISGGSRIGRDIPPFMLVSSYYGLISGINSVGLRRAGFSIQERETAKNIFRIFKEFNSLNGARDAIVAHYPDWQDNRMVRITLEFLAQSKRGISEFGEGRTAKNSLDFHQ from the coding sequence ATGTCAAATGTTCATCCGACGGCGATTATTTCAAAAAATACGGTTTTAGGAGATAACGTCAAAATAGGTCCTTATGTTGTTATAGAAGGTGATGTAAGCATTGGAGATAATACTATTATTCATCCTCATGTTTATATCAAAGGTCCTTTATCTGTAGGGATTTCTAATGAGATTTTTTCTGGTTCATGTCTGGGAGCGGCTCCGCAAGATTTTTCTTATAATGGTTCGGACGGTAAAATAATAATCGGTGATCATAATATTATCCGTGAAGGTGTCACAATCCATGCTCCTGTTTGCTATGATAATGCTGATATTTCAAAAAATACAATAATTGGTGACCACTGTTTGCTTATGGTTAATGCGCATATAGCACATAATGTTGTTCTCAAAGGTCATGTTATTCTGGCAAACGGGGTGCTTCTTGCAGGATCCTGCGTTGTCTATGATTATGCCTTTATTTCTGGTAATGTTTTGGTGCACCAAGGCGTACGAATTGGTGCTAATGTTATGATTTCCGGAGGATCTCGTATCGGACGTGATATTCCTCCTTTTATGCTAGTATCGAGTTATTACGGATTGATTTCTGGTATTAATTCGGTTGGCTTGCGTAGAGCAGGCTTTTCGATCCAGGAACGTGAGACAGCGAAAAATATTTTTCGTATTTTTAAAGAATTTAATTCCTTAAATGGTGCACGTGATGCTATTGTTGCTCATTATCCTGATTGGCAAGATAATAGAATGGTTCGGATCACCTTGGAATTTTTAGCGCAGTCTAAGCGTGGTATTTCTGAGTTTGGTGAAGGACGTACAGCAAAAAATTCATTGGATTTTCATCAGTAA
- a CDS encoding STAS domain-containing protein gives MVNTHINLGIQGSNLIVQVVGRATAEYCPELDSHLTEFFRCNKIERVFFESHEACYMDSSFIGIILSIKKKFSLKENSVFLLNPDKKITDIFELMGLETFIPSLFSEELDCSSCGHEINKKLENTISDIRLLLEAHRTIMETSEENHKRFALVEKMCLQELEKRLSH, from the coding sequence ATGGTAAATACTCATATAAACTTAGGAATTCAGGGATCGAATCTTATTGTTCAGGTAGTTGGCCGTGCGACAGCAGAATACTGTCCGGAATTAGATTCACATTTGACAGAATTTTTTCGTTGTAATAAAATAGAACGAGTATTTTTTGAATCTCATGAAGCATGTTATATGGATAGTTCGTTTATTGGGATTATTTTGTCAATTAAGAAAAAGTTCAGTCTAAAAGAAAATTCTGTATTTCTTTTGAATCCTGATAAAAAAATTACTGATATTTTTGAATTGATGGGATTGGAGACTTTTATTCCGTCGTTATTTTCTGAAGAATTGGATTGTTCCTCTTGCGGACATGAGATTAATAAAAAACTTGAAAATACAATATCAGATATTCGTCTTCTTTTGGAAGCTCATCGTACTATTATGGAGACCAGTGAAGAAAATCATAAACGGTTTGCTTTGGTAGAAAAAATGTGCTTACAAGAACTAGAAAAACGGCTGTCTCATTAA
- a CDS encoding M23 family metallopeptidase, translated as MIFKKKESSNYILSQDLRFFDEQQVRKNLWLRIKRFFISIKKQIHDMGIRRLSIIVVPHTGKSTWNLQISNYIMFFLGIVFTVVMLSTMYVIANHQQSARNQVRLVVENSALEKKIGNVSQTVDSLSEYFSQFRLEVNSIINSSKDNIDSISLNDPELSVQNTSDTPREIVQLQRLQKELDVTKEKIFRVGNFMQEYERLLREIPSKYPVATRARITSRFGVRRNPFDGRGFEGHEGMDFATLPGTPIYAAADGVVTKRGVFGGYGNLLEIEHRYGFKTRYGHMQGFAAQVYQGVRVKQGQVIGYVGATGRVTGYHLHYEVWIGNNRTDPEPYAMMLR; from the coding sequence ATGATTTTTAAAAAGAAAGAATCTTCTAATTATATTCTCTCTCAAGATCTTCGTTTTTTCGATGAGCAGCAAGTTCGTAAGAACCTTTGGCTGCGTATAAAACGTTTTTTTATTAGTATAAAGAAACAAATTCATGATATGGGTATAAGACGTCTCAGTATTATTGTAGTGCCGCATACTGGTAAATCTACATGGAACTTACAAATATCTAATTATATTATGTTTTTTTTGGGGATTGTTTTTACAGTTGTGATGCTTTCTACGATGTATGTTATTGCTAATCATCAGCAAAGTGCTCGTAATCAAGTCCGTTTAGTAGTTGAAAATAGTGCGCTTGAAAAAAAAATTGGTAACGTTTCTCAAACAGTTGATTCTCTTTCCGAATATTTTTCTCAATTTCGTTTAGAAGTTAATTCTATTATTAATTCTTCCAAAGATAATATCGATTCAATAAGCCTTAATGATCCTGAGTTGTCTGTTCAAAACACATCAGATACTCCACGTGAAATTGTTCAACTTCAAAGATTGCAAAAAGAATTAGATGTAACTAAAGAAAAAATATTTCGTGTCGGTAATTTTATGCAGGAATATGAACGACTTTTACGTGAAATTCCTTCAAAATATCCTGTAGCTACACGCGCTCGCATTACTTCACGTTTTGGTGTGCGTCGTAATCCTTTTGATGGACGCGGTTTTGAGGGTCATGAAGGTATGGATTTTGCAACACTTCCCGGTACTCCTATTTACGCGGCTGCTGATGGTGTTGTAACCAAGCGAGGTGTTTTTGGAGGATATGGGAATTTATTGGAAATAGAACATCGTTATGGATTTAAAACAAGATACGGCCATATGCAAGGTTTTGCGGCGCAGGTATATCAAGGAGTTCGTGTAAAACAAGGTCAAGTTATTGGCTATGTTGGGGCAACAGGTCGCGTTACAGGTTATCATCTTCATTATGAAGTATGGATTGGTAATAATCGTACTGATCCTGAACCATATGCAATGATGTTAAGGTAA
- a CDS encoding TatD family hydrolase, whose protein sequence is MFIDSHTHLDLTLKQTSFNLSELLPDSLDFVIQISLSPFDFIENQSLFSGQKNIYYATGIYPDNTTQADFNEKIWLNTLREILLSFPHVALGEAGIDFKYEKYGSREAQESLFRGQLILAEELNLPLIIHSRETFEECFEILKEFPKIKVLIHCFSYGPREAEKLLENGHYLSFSGNLTFKNAATIREAAMLCPPDRIFFETDCPYLTPEPFRGQPNIPANVALVYQKFAEMHKLELSDLIWQIRQNAETFFGIKAK, encoded by the coding sequence ATGTTTATCGACAGCCACACCCATTTGGATTTAACTTTAAAACAAACTTCTTTCAATCTATCGGAACTGTTACCTGACAGTTTAGATTTTGTTATACAAATTTCACTTAGTCCATTTGATTTCATAGAAAATCAGTCTCTTTTTTCTGGTCAGAAAAACATCTATTATGCTACAGGAATTTATCCGGATAACACAACACAAGCTGATTTCAATGAGAAAATCTGGCTGAACACGCTTCGAGAAATACTGCTTTCTTTCCCACACGTGGCGCTAGGAGAAGCAGGAATTGATTTCAAATATGAAAAATATGGTTCTCGAGAAGCTCAAGAATCACTTTTTCGTGGACAGTTAATCCTTGCTGAGGAACTCAATCTGCCACTAATCATCCATTCCCGTGAAACTTTTGAAGAATGTTTTGAAATTTTGAAAGAATTCCCAAAAATCAAAGTATTAATTCATTGTTTCAGCTATGGACCTCGAGAAGCCGAAAAACTGCTTGAAAATGGACATTATCTTTCTTTCTCAGGAAATCTAACATTCAAAAATGCAGCAACAATCCGCGAAGCAGCTATGCTATGTCCTCCAGATAGAATTTTCTTTGAAACTGACTGTCCTTATCTGACTCCCGAACCTTTTCGTGGACAACCCAATATTCCTGCTAATGTTGCTTTAGTATACCAAAAATTTGCAGAAATGCACAAGTTAGAGCTTTCAGATTTAATCTGGCAGATTCGACAGAATGCTGAAACTTTTTTCGGCATCAAAGCGAAATAA
- a CDS encoding MBL fold metallo-hydrolase: MKIRLWGVRGSLPTPEKDKMEVGGQTTCIEARLDDGTIMIFDARTGIIPLGKALLKEFHGKKMPKLHLFLTHTHWDHIYGFPFFPPAFRAQTEIIVYGPIKTNRSLEELIIAEMDFDYCPVRFSQLPARITFIELEEQRFELSKGIFLEAKGHLHPGGAYSYRVEADGKIFVLNTDTEHYPSQLDERIVHISRNADFMIHDAQYTDQELEHHIGWGHSSWSQSIEVAKRANVKYLGLTHHDPERTDAQIFAMEKEAQKHFKNLFFCREGMLISL; encoded by the coding sequence ATGAAAATTCGTCTCTGGGGAGTTAGGGGGTCATTACCCACTCCCGAAAAAGATAAAATGGAAGTCGGGGGACAAACAACTTGTATTGAAGCTCGCTTGGATGACGGTACTATTATGATTTTCGATGCCAGAACCGGTATTATTCCTCTGGGCAAGGCACTTCTGAAAGAATTTCACGGCAAAAAAATGCCTAAACTACATTTATTTTTGACACATACTCATTGGGATCATATTTATGGGTTTCCGTTTTTTCCTCCAGCATTTAGGGCTCAAACTGAAATTATTGTTTACGGACCCATTAAAACCAACCGAAGCCTTGAAGAATTGATTATTGCCGAAATGGATTTTGATTATTGCCCAGTGCGTTTTTCGCAGCTGCCAGCACGTATTACATTTATAGAACTAGAGGAACAACGCTTCGAGCTCAGTAAAGGTATTTTTCTTGAAGCAAAAGGGCATCTTCATCCCGGAGGTGCCTACAGCTACCGTGTAGAAGCTGATGGCAAGATTTTTGTGCTGAATACAGATACCGAACATTATCCATCGCAGCTGGATGAAAGGATTGTTCATATTTCTCGTAATGCTGACTTTATGATTCACGATGCCCAGTATACGGACCAAGAACTCGAACATCATATTGGCTGGGGACATTCATCGTGGTCGCAGAGCATTGAGGTGGCAAAACGAGCGAATGTCAAATATCTCGGTCTTACCCATCATGATCCTGAACGTACTGATGCTCAGATTTTTGCTATGGAAAAAGAAGCTCAAAAACATTTTAAAAATTTGTTTTTTTGCCGTGAAGGAATGCTTATTTCGCTTTGA
- a CDS encoding D-aminoacyl-tRNA deacylase: MISIDKKGNRPSFGKSMPAAEARKLFDRFGALLEAELPGRIQLGAFGKDMKVSAIDNEPYVLILNY; the protein is encoded by the coding sequence ATTATCAGCATAGACAAAAAAGGAAATCGTCCGTCATTTGGGAAATCGATGCCTGCTGCCGAAGCTCGCAAGCTTTTTGACCGCTTTGGTGCTCTTCTTGAGGCTGAACTTCCTGGCAGAATTCAACTTGGGGCATTTGGTAAAGATATGAAAGTTTCCGCTATCGATAATGAACCATATGTTTTGATTTTAAATTATTAA
- a CDS encoding D-aminoacyl-tRNA deacylase: MIVVVRYVLSVNARVDGALIGEINAGLLLYTGFKGLTLHQNASMPLIKL; the protein is encoded by the coding sequence ATGATCGTGGTGGTAAGGTATGTATTGTCAGTCAATGCACGTGTTGATGGTGCTTTGATCGGGGAAATAAATGCGGGGTTGTTGCTTTACACGGGGTTTAAAGGTCTGACACTCCATCAGAATGCCAGTATGCCACTGATAAAATTATAA
- the mraY gene encoding phospho-N-acetylmuramoyl-pentapeptide-transferase — protein sequence MFYEFLAEHINIFRYLTFRGIMAAVTAFLLALTIGRPAINYLAEMRFGQQVRDDGPYAHLVKTGTPTMGGIFMWGSVLISALLWAAWNPFVLIACLSLILFGVIGFVDDFAKIKCSNTKGLSYSGKLFWQGISAFVLLVLIYHMRSYHSTVDTIDLTLRSQDGSVLAATNVSVNHDWEWNLLLPSFEKKNQLSFYAGIYNVELGAVSNLAIFSFPAWSGKGEDQEVFSGSVLYDSGNAVNIFVERKEFVSGTTHNQKTNIFVPYKSQLFQAQFVPYYAKVLWYIPLLLAFLFYVLIIVGTSNAANLTDGLDGLATGMGIALFLPFGVFAYLMGNSVSAHYLLLPYIQGAGELSVFVAAVLGGMAGFLWYNIYPADVFMGDTGSLPMGACAAVVAIMLKQELLLPIAGFMFVLETLSVMIQVISYKCCKKRVFKMAPIHHHFELSGWKENQVVVRFWILGIFFALLALASLKIR from the coding sequence ATGTTCTACGAATTTTTAGCTGAACATATTAATATTTTCCGTTATTTGACGTTTCGCGGTATCATGGCGGCAGTAACGGCTTTTTTATTAGCATTGACCATTGGGCGCCCTGCCATTAATTACCTTGCTGAAATGCGGTTTGGCCAGCAAGTCCGAGATGATGGTCCTTATGCTCATCTTGTTAAAACGGGAACTCCTACTATGGGTGGTATTTTTATGTGGGGATCTGTCCTGATTTCGGCACTGCTTTGGGCGGCATGGAATCCTTTTGTACTGATCGCATGTTTATCGCTTATTTTGTTTGGGGTAATTGGTTTCGTTGATGACTTTGCAAAAATTAAGTGCAGTAATACTAAAGGTTTGTCGTATTCTGGCAAGCTGTTTTGGCAAGGGATATCAGCTTTTGTGCTGCTGGTGTTGATTTATCACATGCGTTCTTATCATTCAACTGTTGATACCATCGATTTGACGTTGAGATCACAAGACGGATCGGTGCTTGCTGCTACAAATGTTTCTGTAAACCATGATTGGGAGTGGAACCTGCTTTTGCCTTCTTTCGAGAAAAAAAATCAGTTGTCCTTTTATGCTGGTATCTATAATGTCGAGCTCGGAGCTGTTTCTAACCTTGCTATTTTTTCGTTTCCCGCATGGTCCGGCAAAGGCGAAGATCAAGAAGTTTTTTCCGGCAGCGTGCTTTATGACAGCGGTAATGCTGTTAATATTTTCGTCGAGAGAAAAGAGTTCGTTTCAGGTACCACTCATAATCAGAAAACAAATATTTTTGTTCCCTACAAATCCCAGCTCTTTCAAGCCCAGTTTGTCCCTTATTATGCTAAAGTATTATGGTATATACCATTGCTATTGGCCTTTTTATTTTATGTCCTGATTATTGTCGGTACCTCTAATGCAGCTAATCTTACTGATGGTCTTGACGGTCTCGCTACTGGTATGGGGATTGCTCTTTTCCTGCCGTTCGGCGTATTTGCCTACCTTATGGGCAACTCTGTTTCTGCTCATTACCTTCTTTTACCTTATATTCAAGGTGCTGGCGAGCTCAGTGTGTTTGTGGCTGCTGTTTTGGGTGGGATGGCTGGATTTTTGTGGTACAATATTTATCCTGCCGATGTGTTTATGGGGGACACAGGTTCGTTGCCCATGGGAGCGTGTGCGGCAGTAGTTGCTATTATGCTTAAACAGGAGCTTCTCCTTCCAATTGCCGGGTTTATGTTTGTTTTGGAGACGCTCTCAGTGATGATACAAGTTATTTCTTACAAGTGCTGCAAAAAACGCGTCTTCAAAATGGCTCCCATTCACCATCATTTTGAGCTCTCTGGCTGGAAGGAAAATCAAGTAGTTGTACGGTTTTGGATTTTAGGGATATTTTTTGCTTTGCTGGCATTGGCTTCGCTAAAGATACGTTGA
- a CDS encoding pyridoxal phosphate-dependent aminotransferase, with product MIFSQFSNKINMTHPQARKDFAKDDSKLIDLSIMEPDLSPPYQLLEAIERNPRNIEIFRYHPTKGIPELCALLADEYKQKKIPVTGENIAITSGARGAVMSTMQAILNPNDEVIIFAPYWVGYVGETQLMGAVPKIIKLDEEDSFLPDIEVLKQNINSRTKMIIINNPHNPTGAVWNREILMQIIELAQEKNIFIVSDEIFTAEVFEGKFTSLAELIPKLENCAIVRSFSKSLAIPGMRIGWMLAHQSLIEKIALIQRCTIGGVNTLTQYSVIEAWEPIQQWLTKTLVEIDRERRDTLMKALSEQHGFRTMMPVAGMSCFTNIKYYLGNEVGGEVPQTSSEFCDIVFRKAGVLLSDGGSMFGIEGFVRFCFTKEPAILTEAVKKIAAILEK from the coding sequence ATGATTTTTTCCCAGTTTTCAAACAAAATCAACATGACACATCCTCAAGCAAGAAAAGATTTCGCCAAAGATGATTCTAAACTAATTGATTTATCAATAATGGAGCCGGATTTATCTCCTCCCTATCAGTTATTAGAAGCAATAGAGAGGAATCCGCGAAATATAGAAATTTTCCGCTATCATCCGACGAAAGGAATACCAGAATTATGTGCGTTGCTGGCGGATGAGTATAAACAGAAAAAAATCCCTGTAACTGGTGAAAACATTGCTATTACTTCGGGGGCTCGGGGAGCTGTTATGTCAACAATGCAGGCTATTCTAAACCCAAACGATGAAGTTATCATTTTTGCTCCATATTGGGTCGGCTATGTTGGAGAAACACAGTTAATGGGAGCAGTACCAAAAATTATTAAACTAGACGAAGAAGATTCTTTTTTACCGGACATTGAAGTGCTGAAACAGAATATAAATTCGCGGACAAAAATGATTATCATCAACAACCCTCACAATCCGACTGGAGCTGTTTGGAACAGAGAAATATTAATGCAGATTATCGAACTGGCGCAGGAAAAAAATATTTTTATTGTCAGTGACGAAATTTTTACGGCTGAAGTATTCGAAGGCAAATTTACATCTCTTGCCGAACTTATTCCCAAACTCGAAAATTGTGCTATTGTGCGGTCTTTTTCGAAAAGCCTTGCTATTCCAGGGATGCGGATTGGTTGGATGCTGGCTCACCAGTCATTAATTGAAAAAATTGCACTTATTCAGCGATGTACGATTGGCGGCGTCAATACTCTGACACAATATTCGGTAATTGAAGCTTGGGAACCTATCCAGCAGTGGCTTACAAAAACTTTGGTAGAGATCGACAGGGAACGGCGTGATACTTTGATGAAAGCTTTATCTGAACAGCATGGATTTCGGACGATGATGCCTGTGGCAGGTATGAGCTGTTTTACTAATATAAAATATTATTTGGGCAATGAAGTTGGAGGGGAAGTACCGCAAACTTCATCAGAATTTTGCGATATTGTGTTTCGGAAAGCTGGAGTTTTACTTTCAGACGGAGGATCAATGTTTGGTATTGAAGGATTTGTAAGATTTTGTTTTACAAAAGAGCCGGCAATTTTAACAGAAGCTGTTAAAAAGATTGCCGCTATCCTTGAGAAATAA